CCTTCTCCCAGCTCTCAACCACGtcgtgcgcagcggccgcccGCTTCTGATCATCGCCGACGATGTggagagcgaggcgctgaCAACGCTGATCTTCAACAAGTTGCAGGGCAAGCTGAAGGTGTGCTGCGTCAAGGCGCCGGGCTTCGGTGATAACAAGACCGCCATGCTTCAAGATATGTCCGTCTTCACTGGCGCGCAGCTGGTCGGTGATGAGGGCACGGGGCTCGAGCTGGATGCCGAAAATTTCGACCCTTCCATCCTCGGCTCTGTCAAGAAGGTGACAGTGACGAAGGACGATACAGTGATGCtgaacggcggcggcgatgcggcggcggtgaaggagCGCGTTGAGCTCCTCCGCGAGCTTATCAAGAACGAGACAAGCGACTACAATCGTGACAAGCTGAAGGAGCGTCTGGCGAAGCtgagcggcggcgtggccgtCATCAAGGTGGGTGGCGGCTCGGAAGTGGAGGTGAACGAGAAGAAGGACCGCATTGAGGATGCCCTGTGCTCCACtcgcgctgcggtgcaggagGGCATCGTGGCGGGCGGTGGCACggctctgctgcgcgccagcaaggagctggaggctcTCGCCAACGACGGTTCCCTCACCCGCGATCAGCGCACGGGTGTGACCATCGTGCGTAATGCCATCCGTCTGCCGGCTATGACGATTGCCGCGAACGCTGGCAAGGAGGGTGCGGTTATTgtggagaaggtgctggAGGCTTCCGAGGAGAGCACCGGCTACGATGCGCAGAACGACAAGTACGTGAACATGTTCGAGGCTGGCATCATCGACCCCACCCGCGTCGTGCGTGTGGCCATCAGCGATGCGACGTCTGTGGCGAGTCTGATGATGACGGCCGAGGCCGCCATTGTTGAGCTGCCCAAGGACGattccgctgccgcgccgatGGGCGACATGGGCGGTATGGGCGGCATGGGCGGCATGGGCTTCTAGGCACGGTGAGTATACCTTCCCACACCCTACTTCGGCTATCCGagcctctgtgtgtgtgagtgtgtgtcgcGATTGTTGCCGAACTGTGTTTGGGCTGCTCTTTCTTGGCTGACGTGGGGGTGCCCACGGAGTCAACAACTGGAAAGACGCTGCGTTACTCTCTCACAGAAACGGGCCCGCGTAAACGCGCTCACACTGACACGCCGTCTATGGCGTGGAAGTGAGACAAACAAGGAAGATATTGTCGAGcgagggggggaggcaggAGGGTCAGAAACCAGAACAGATAGACGACTGAAGGTAAGAAGTAAAGATGGCGAATTCAAGGAGTGGATTTGGAGGGTGGAGCTCTTGACAGAAAGTGGCAACACAGCGAATGCGAAGGAAGGGCGCTTGCGCCCTTCGGCGCAACACCGCTTCATGTGTATGCGCTGATGGATGGAAAGAGAACGCGGTGGCCGGATCAGCGAACGGGCAGCTTTGGTGGATGCTGTGCGCCGAGTCTCATCTCTGTGTTGTCGCTTTCATCTGACGTCGGCGCCCTCCCTACTACGCAAATTTCTTcgcttctccttcgctcAAACCTCTCAGGCACGCCGccgtttccttttttgtttgtcttGCGCTCATGGCGCGtctttcccccttctcttgGCTACATGtgtcccctctctctcctccgaCATGATCGCCTTTTGGTGACTAAGGGACTGCGAAGGAACGCGTGAAAGccgggggaaggggagggaaaCTGGCGGCggatgaggggagggagacgggGGCGGGGCGATCGACGGAGGGGAGACAGCAGGGAAGACAGAATGGCCGTGGTGTAGCGGTGAAAACGCCACTCGTGCCCGTCCAATCCAAGCTCTTTGAGCGCCATCACTGCTCGTTCCCTTCGTTCTTGTCCaagtcgctgccgctcaaAAGGCATTGCTACACGCTGCTAATGAGCGAGTGGGACAAATACacacgaaaaacaaaagtGGCAAAGCTCTTCTTGTCGGTagtcgcccccccctcccctcccctccgtccgtccctccctccccctttctctctccataTGCGGCATATCTTCCGTGCAGCTGCGTGGCATTTTGTTGCTCGCTTCTCCTTTCACTAGTGTCGAGCCCTCTTCACAGACGTCACCCGAACTGTTGATCTCGGTTTCTCTTTCGCTCTGTGCGTACGCTCTCTATCTTTGGttcgtcttttttttctagctctgtgtctctcttgTTGCATGCTTGTGTGGGCTGTCTCTCAGCGgggggctgctgcgtgcgttGTCATGACACGGcacgagggaggaggagttgTGGGGGAGAAGGCAAGAGACGGTGGACGTGTTACTTAAGACAAACAGAAAGAGACGCATATGGTGTCTTCCCTTTAACGCGCACCGAATCCTCCCTCcatcccccttcccttcctttcCATCGCGTCTGCTAACCCTACTTGCATTGCATTGCGAGCGTGAAGCAAGTCGCAGGAGCCACACttgcatacacacatgcacaaggagagagagatctCTCCTCGTCTTTTCCGTTCGTTTTTTTGTATGTTTCTCCTTTCCAttgttttcccttttttATTGGTTGTTTCCGGctgtctctcttccccctctctccctccctccctccccttctgtttcgtttttcttgGTATTCGCCCAGTGCGGGGGTgaggggagaaagggagggagggagggagggagtgcgTCTTCGCTATTTTTGTCACGGTGTCTTCTCGCCTCattttctctgtgtgtgtgtatgtgtgtgtgtgcgcggcgttTCCGTTTGCTCGacatacacgcacaaacgtgtgtgtgtgtgtgtgtatgtgtgtatgtgcagctgccaccaccaccaccaccaacgcgAGGACACGTGTGGAAACGTTACCCATATACAACAACAAGGATAACAGACGACAAGAGAAGGGAAAGCACATGTATGTGCGCACACATccaaacacgcacagagTGGGGCAAGACGCACATTTTACGATGCCACACGAGTAGAAGAGAGAAAATGCAGTACCGGCAACGCATACGGGGAACGCATGCACGTTGTGTACCTGTGCAAGGCTGAGCCTgtgatgtgtgtgcgcaggaTCTGCTTATTGGTGTCTCTGTTGTGCGTACAGCGCATCCTGTTTCCTCTTTCCTATTCTttgcgcgcacgcatacttgtgtgtttctgtgttTATGTGCGAGGTGCTTCGTGCTGCATGTGTGCTCCTTCCCCTCCAGTTGTTCAGAGCTCGTCAACGCAGAGagaccgaaaaaaaaatgaagtTAACTAAACAACAGGCAGACGAAGGAAAAACGAACTTCAATCACACGCAACAATGCTATAAGGCATATCTCAGTGTGTCTTGCAGACACAAGGAGACTGGAAAAAGCAAGCACACCGTGAAGGAAGGGCGAAGCCGAGAGAAGACCTTCATGTTTCTCTTCTGTCTTGTGCCACAAATGACTTTCGGGCAACACACATCTGCAGGCCAACAAGGCGGCTGCAACTGCAGCCAGTGTGTacctgtatgtgtgtgtgcgtgtgtgattTCGAACCACTTTGATGCCCAGCGAGGCTTTTTCCCCTCTTGACCGCAGCTGGCGCCACGGAAGCAAGCCTTCTGGTTGCCATGCACTGCATACACAAGCGTTTTCGTGCCCTCATTGAAACTCAGCGAAGCTTCCCTGTGTGCTCGCACTTCAGCGAAACCACGACCCATTCAACTGCTTTGCACCTTCTACTCTCTTTTCATGTGGACCCTCTCACTCCTGTCCCCACACTCCCCCGCATCACTACGCGGCATTCTTTTCGGTCGCATTGCCGGACGCATGCAACGCCTCCCAACCCTTTGGATGGCGCATGCAAGAGAGCAACGGCCTACCAAAGGAACAAGCAGAGAAAAACATATtggccgctgcgccgctgcacctcaaGTGGGAGGCTTGCTCGAAGGAGCAGCGGATCCCCTTCGACGTACTGTTTTCCCCTGTTCGTGTTCGCTATTGCGCCTGGAGCCCTCTCTACCCGccccccttcttctccaACCTTGCGCTTCTCGACCTTGCCCACTAACTCGTATCCTTTCCGAAAGCTGAGGCGAGCACATGCGAAGGGAGAAGATAAGCGACCATCTCTGTCTATCTGCCTGTCTTTCTCTCAAGCACATTCACACATTCCGATTCGAATGAAGCGGAAACATCACATAAAAATTCTGCACTTGTGCTGTTGCGGTTGTCACGTTACTGCGCTTCTCTGCGCgccgcttctttttcgttgttgctgttttgtTTGGGTGTTTATAATCCTATCTGCCACCACTACTTCCCTCTTTCGCGTTCTCGCTgtctcttttcctccttcACTTCTCCCTGATCTCGTGGCATCATCACGCATACAATACACTCATCTTACATAGACTGTGGCGCTGTATTCTTTTGCTGTCTTGATCGTTTTGTTGCTTGGCTCTTGTTCTTGTCTCCCTGACCTcacttctcccctccctcctcaccctccctcctcaccctccctcgcacacacacacacacacacacgcacacacaaacgcgtGACCGCGGACACAAGTCAAAGGACTGCGCGTTCGAAGGTGTCCTGTGAGGGGCCGAAGAAGGTGATTGCTTTGGGGGTGACTGAAGAAGTCTGTTTCGACTGCCCTTGCTTCTCTCGCCAGCTCTTGTTAGCCTTTCACTTCTCTTCCTCACCGCACGGGCTACGACGAGACGTAAGTCACAGGGGATAATGTCATCTAGTAGCCCGTATCGTGGACGAGGCTCTGTT
The window above is part of the Leishmania major strain Friedlin complete genome, chromosome 36 genome. Proteins encoded here:
- a CDS encoding chaperonin HSP60, mitochondrial precursor; translation: MLRSAVCLAGKDVRFSDKARRSMQKGVTRAVAAVATTLGPKGRNVIIEQAYGAPKITKDGVTVAKAIEFKDRFENMGAQLVRQVCNKTNDLAGDGTTTSAVLVDSIFGEGLKCIAQGTNPIDMKRGMDRAVEVILKSVAKQSRPIKGSEDIVQVATISANGDKEIGEMIGQAMDKVGRDGVITAQDGKTMATELEVVEGMSVDRGYVSPYFVTDAKAQKAELEDALVLMSAKKIQSIHSLLPALNHVVRSGRPLLIIADDVESEALTTLIFNKLQGKLKVCCVKAPGFGDNKTAMLQDMSVFTGAQLVGDEGTGLELDAENFDPSILGSVKKVTVTKDDTVMLNGGGDAAAVKERVELLRELIKNETSDYNRDKLKERLAKLSGGVAVIKVGGGSEVEVNEKKDRIEDALCSTRAAVQEGIVAGGGTALLRASKELEALANDGSLTRDQRTGVTIVRNAIRLPAMTIAANAGKEGAVIVEKVLEASEESTGYDAQNDKYVNMFEAGIIDPTRVVRVAISDATSVASLMMTAEAAIVELPKDDSAAAPMGDMGGMGGMGGMGF